Below is a window of Eretmochelys imbricata isolate rEreImb1 chromosome 22, rEreImb1.hap1, whole genome shotgun sequence DNA.
GTTGTCTTCCTATTACTCTGCAAAGCATCTTGTTCACTTATGGCAATACATAGATTGCTCAGTGCACAGAGTTGTTAAAAGACATGGCCATCTTCAATAACACCGCAATCCTCTGCATGCGAGATAATCTCATTCAGACCAACTACTCTGAGTGGCTTAAAACATTCCTTTCTGTGTCCATTAATTCACACTtactattttacattttattttgccaTTCTGGCTGCCCATTAAggtttttaaattcattttgtcATTCTTCACAATCCTTCTCCAACCTAAATATTTCACAGCAGCTTTTGCTACCTCCCCATTCACTCCATATGCCAAGTTACTGATAAATGTGTCTACCGGGCTAGATCATCAACAGGCATAAATTAACACAGCTCCATTTGGGTCAAGGGAGCTATGACCATTTATGCCAGCTGGACCACAGAATACAATTAGTTCTAGTATTGATTTCCAAGATACCCTACTATTAACCTCTGTCCGTGATGAGAAATATATGGGTGTTCCTGTGCCGTGTCAATGGGGACTTTTTTAGGTGTTACTTTTTAAACTGAGACCCATCATAACTCATTGTACATAGATGTTCTAAGTAAGAATGAAAGGTAGGCCCTGGTGGCATAAAGGATAATGCTTTTATCTGAGCATATAGGTGTAAAGATGATCCAAAACCAGAATCACTTATTTTAATCAACTCCACTTGGAGAAAATGAGGCCAGAGCCAATCTGTCCTGACTTGGGTTTTGCAAAACACAAACCCAATCTTTTGAGGTTTTGTAAAGCCGTCCTCATCCCTAATCTCCAGTACCTATCCATACCACACCCTATCTTAATTTTGAATTGCACACCTAATTACTCCAAGCATGGGAGGACTTAGAAAATGTGCCAAGGTGTTGTCGATCTAGATTCTGACAGCCCATGTGCTCAGGACTCTACAAACATTCCATAAGGATAATCACTGCCCCAAGGGGTTCACAGTATAAACTGGACACTAACATATGATATAAACAGGAAAGGTTCAATATCATCAGAGTAcagtgtctgtctctctttttggTAGGTTATTATTAGTCTTAGTGGAAGGAGAGTGATAAAGATCTGATGAAAGAGAGGAAGGTTTGTGTGGCACAAAAGGGGACGTGTTTCCCAGTGCAAGAATGACACAGGAGAATGCATGAAGAAGAATGGAAGGGTACAAAACGGCAAAAGGAAGGTTTAAGTAGCAGGAGGGTACTAAGAGGAAATGAGACTGTCCCAAGAGACTATTTATTTAAAGCACAGCATGAGAATTTTGTAGCAAGCATTTGAATGATAACTCCTTGTGCATTCCTGTGCTCGCTGCACGAGTTTCTTGGACCTCTTGCTAGATTTTGAGTGCCAGTTAATATTCATCAAAGTGTACAGTTTCCCATGGCCAGAAATGCTCATTGGATCTCAACTTcttctgttttgatttttgtttgttttgctttatgtCAACTGGTTCCCACCTCTGGCCTTGCTCTGTGAGTCCAACACAGAAAACAATGCCCTCAGACATTAACTGACTCCTTGTTTCTGAAGATTCAATCTCTAAGTCTGGTGTCAATGCATCTCACATGCTTGATGTGAGAATCATGCATGGACGTGCCAATGTAGTCATTGTTACATTTTCCATATGTGCTCTGTGATCCTTGCATTTTTGTACGTGGGATTCTAGGCTGTTCCCCAAAACCTGGGATGTCTGGTCATCTTAACTTTATAGGAATCTCATTTGTTTATCTCGGTTGTTCAGTATTCAAGTTTTAATGAAGCCAAAGTTCTCTGGAGCGATTAAGAAATCACATCCAACCTGGCTGGCTGGACTCGCACCCTATTAATTACTTTGCCTGAAGGGAGTTAATGTTCCTAAAAATCTTACCTACTTGCTTTTTGCCAGCAATAACTTTGCTTCCTTCCCATTTAAAAAGCATCTGGCTGCCTTGCTCTTCTGTAAATATTATCAAGGGAATGGTCtaaataattagtcctgccacgagtgcaggggactggattagatgacctcttgaggtcccttccagtactaTGATTTCCCATAGCATTAAAAAGCCCCTGCCATGGGCAATCCATTTATTATGCAAatccttcccccttctcctccagtgGTATCGTGGCtctttctgtatttcttttctaATCACTGTTGATTACCACTCTGTTATAAGGACAGAGATGTGCATTGGGATTTCACAGGAAGCCAAGTGCCTTGGTGTGACAACACTGCAGACTCCAAGACACTGCATCTAGAGAGGCAAGGCTCCTCTGAGTCATCCTGTTGTCAGGGTGATCAATGACAGGGTGACTTTGAACATTGTTATCCTTTCAGGCCCAGGTATCCAGCAAGTTGGCTCAGTGATGTCAAGCTTCAAAGGCAATGCCCTTAGGGGCACTTTCTTCCTGGTCTTTGGGCTCGGGTGGTCTGTGAAATACCCACTAAAATACTTGAGCCGGACGCTGAATGCAGACAGTCAGGCAAGCCGCTGGATCCAAAAACTGGATATCCTCGAAGGGGCAGCCAAAGCTTTCCTTGCTGTAGCAGGTAAGGATGGACTATTAGTCACTACTACTTTCCCAAGTAGCCCAATGGCCCATGAAAAACCTGCCATTCCCATTCTGCAAGTATTCTCTCATCAGAGATTCTGTGGACTTGCCCCGTGGCAGAAAATGGATGATTCTGTTTTCAGATGCCTTAGTGGCCTTCATTTTAGCATTTTATATAGAAGTCTTACAGCATCCTCAAAAACAACCAGGCAAACCCTACACCACCCTACAAGCATGCTTTATGAATTGCATACCAGGAAGTGTCTCCAATAGGTGATCCTAAACAAACTCCATTGGGACTTCTCATTCTCTTCAGCCTGGATGATATTCTGCATCCTATCCtcatttagaaggaaaaaaacatcaTCTGTATTTGCCTCTGCTGTCTAGGGATGCTGGCTGAGCAGTTTGTCCCCGATGGCCCCCACATGGGTCTCTACAGTGGGGAGACCCACAGCTGGGAGAAGCTGACTAACTGGCAGTACATGACCATGTACCTCTTTTATGGCCTCTCGGGCATTGTGGATGTTCTCTCCTATTCCCCGCTCAAGctgtctctgggactggatcgcCTCTTGCTGTCTGTGGCTATGTTTACTGAAGGTGAGTAGTAAGTAATGACAAAAGGGCTGAACTATTTGGCTGACTTGAACTTTTCAGATGACAGAAACTTGGTTGAGAGAACATAGCTGGAGATCTAATAAACTGCTTCATGAGTCACTGGATCGCATTTTGATGGGATTGGATATGAAACTGTGGGTGGTGCCCAGGTTCATGTGAAAAGTCTCAGAGCCTCAATTGAAGCTCTCAATGCACGTGCCCCAAGGTTTGAACCTGCAATGAATCCTGGCAAGTTCTGTGAGGTTTTGTGTTCTTGTTGTTGTGAGCATTTTTCCTGGTTCTAATTACATGCGTCCAGCAGGGCAGTGAAACAGTCCCAAGGCCCTTTGTTTTTGGTGGTGCAACATCCCAACTCAGCCATATTGTGCGGACAACAAAGGCAGCCATAGCAATTGTAGATGTCCGCTACGTGACCGCTAAAGAGGGGAACCAAACTTTGCTCTAATAACCAGAAAGGCAGAACCAGCTTTGGAGGCATGGGAAACAGGCGTGCATAGGGCCCTGCCTGCAGTGATGAGTTGGATATTTGGAGGCTATGCATATTTTACAGCCACTAGATGGCAGTGGTGGTTTAGGGAGAGgaagctccttcccctctcctatgGCCCTGTGTGATTATGGGGGAGGAGGTTGATTGTGTGTTAGGACCTGATCCTTCTCGTGGTGACTTATGGTGATGTGCAGTGACCGAAATGGAGCTTCTTTTCCTTGGCTTGATCCTTGGCAGGGAAGACATTTCAGTATAAAGCTCATTGTTCTGCTCCGAGACTTGGACTGACTCTTATTGCTGCTTCCTGTTTTGGACAGGGAGTGGGTACTGCAGACGCACCCATCTGATGCCCTATCGGGCAGACACTATAGACTAGGGCAAAAGAAGCTTTAAGCTCTGCCTTGCTGGAGGAAGCAGATAGTCTTGGGGTGCAATTTTTTAAGCTTGGTGCTATGGGGTGTAATGTTTTGTCCTCCTTGCCGCTCCCCATGATTGAAGATTATCAGAGTGGGGAGCTCTCACCTGATTTGTCCCATAAAATTCAAATATCCGTCTTTGCCTAATGGGCAGGTAGTTGCATATgcataaagcagaaaaaaatgtatCTATCTATTGCATTAAATGCAACCCACGCTTCCTATGGTCACTGATGATCCTCTTCACTCACTGTCTTGATACAATTTAATTATTATGTAATGTGGTTTGATTTTTGGCAGGTTTCTTGTTCTGTTTCCATGACTACAGTAATACTGCTCTGGATCAGCACCTCCACTCCTTGCTGCTCATCGCTATATTTGGCGGAGCCTTTTGTGCCCTGATGGAAGTGTTCCTGCGGGATCACACCATCCTGGAGTTCTTCAGAA
It encodes the following:
- the LOC144278537 gene encoding transmembrane protein 45B-like, with the translated sequence MSSFKGNALRGTFFLVFGLGWSVKYPLKYLSRTLNADSQASRWIQKLDILEGAAKAFLAVAGMLAEQFVPDGPHMGLYSGETHSWEKLTNWQYMTMYLFYGLSGIVDVLSYSPLKLSLGLDRLLLSVAMFTEGFLFCFHDYSNTALDQHLHSLLLIAIFGGAFCALMEVFLRDHTILEFFRTSFFILQGSWFWQIGFVLSPPRGGPGWDQTDHGNFKFLTMCFFWHYAAALLVTAANSVFSSWYRKACQANFGNIDVELDCGFCLRKTNQSPEPVLLPEDGLDEK